From Odontesthes bonariensis isolate fOdoBon6 chromosome 21, fOdoBon6.hap1, whole genome shotgun sequence, a single genomic window includes:
- the coro1a gene encoding coronin-1A, with amino-acid sequence MSRKVVRTSKFRHVFGQGLKADQCYDDIRISQMTWDSNFCTVNPKFVAMIVDASGGGAFMVLPLSKTGRIDMSYPTVCGHTGPVLDIEFCPHNDNIIASGSEDCSVMIWEIPEGGLTTSLTEPVVKLEGHSKRVGILSWHPTAHNVLMSAGCDNVVILWNVARGEAVVRMDSIHPDLIYSACWNRDGSQILTSCKDKTMRVLDPRKGTVLIEREKSHEGSRPVRAVFVSNGKILSTGFSRMSERQVALWDPKNFAEPLTLQELDTSSGVLLPFFDPDTGVVYLCGKGDSSIRYFEVTDEAPYVHYLSMYSSKESQKGMGYMPKRGLEVNKCEIARFYKLHERKCEPIVMTVPRKSDLFQEDLYPDTVGPEPSAEADEWFEGKEAPPNMISLKDGFTATTKAKEFKVHKSLLKTTSASGGTQQDSGEVQSLKKEVKDLKATIEELTKRVSELESKH; translated from the exons ATGTCCAGGAAGGTTGTGAGGACCAGTAAGTTCCGTCATGTCTTTGGCCAGGGTTTGAAGGCTGATCAATGCTACGATGACATTCGAATCTCCCAGATGACCTGGGACAGCAACTTCTGCACTGTTAATCCTAAATTTGTGGCCATGATTGTGgatgccagtggtggaggagcCTTCATGGTGCTGCCCTTGAGCAAG ACCGGGCGTATTGACATGTCCTACCCCACTGTGTGTGGCCACACGGGTCCGGTCCTGGACATTGAGTTCTGTCCTCACAACGACAACATCATAGCTAGTGGCTCTGAGGACTGCAGTGTCATG ATTTGGGAGATCCCGGAGGGCGGGCTAACCACATCGCTCACAGAGCCTGTTGTGAAGCTGGAGGGCCACTCTAAACGTGTTGGCATTCTTAGCTGGCACCCCACTGCCCATAATGTGCTGATGAGTGCAG GCTGCGATAATGTTGTGATCTTGTGGAACGTGGCCCGGGGCGAAGCAGTGGTGAGGATGGACAGCATACATCCTGACCTCATCTACAGCGCCTGCTGGAACAGGGACGGCTCCCAGATTCTTACCTCTTGCAAAGACAAGACCATGCGGGTGCTGGACCCACGCAAGGGCACCGTCCTCATT GAGAGGGAGAAGTCTCATGAGGGCTCCAGGCCTGTCAGGGCCGTGTTCGTGTCCAACGGGAAGATCCTGAGTACTGGCTTCAGTCGCATGAGTGAGAGGCAGGTGGCGCTGTGGGATCCG AAAAACTTTGCAGAGCCGCTGACCCTGCAGGAGCTCGACACCAGCAGCGGGGTCCTCCTGCCGTTTTTTGACCCAGACACTGGCGTCGTCTACCTCTGTGGCAAG GGAGACAGCAGTATCCGTTACTTTGAAGTGACTGATGAAGCTCCATATGTTCACTACTTGTCCATGTACAGCAGCAAGGAGAGCCAGAAGGGGATGGGATACATGCCCAAGAGGGGCCTGGAGGTCAACAAATGTGAAATTGCCAG GTTCTACAAACTACATGAGAGAAAATGTGAACCTATAGTCATGACAGTGCCACGCAAG TCGGATCTGTTCCAGGAGGATCTGTACCCGGACACCGTCGGTCCTGAGCCCTCGGCTGAGGCTGATGAGTGGTTTGAAGGAAAAGAGGCTCCACCAAACATGATATCCCTAAAGGATGGGTTCACAGCAACCACCAAAGCCAAGGAGTTCAAAGTTCACAAGAGTCTCCTGAAGACTACATCTGCTTCTGGCGGCACTCAACAGGACAGCGGG GAGGTTCAGTCCCTGAAGAAGGAGGTGAAGGACCTCAAAGCAACAATTGAAGAGCTGACCAAGCGTGTGAGTGAGCTGGAGAGCAAGCATTAA
- the cldni gene encoding claudin i yields the protein MGNSAVQIGCVFLGVLGLIGVIVCCAVPQWKVSSFTGSNIVTAQSNQEGLWTECVVQSTGQQQCKNYDSLLVLPAYLQASRALTIISCMLSSLSLLILFCGANFTNCVENEDVKPKICLVAGVGLLLAGLLAIIPVSWTAHNVVSDFNNPLIAPSMRRELGACIYIGWAAGVLMLLGGGLLCCFSRPKSGSSGGTAKYHSNSASAPSKNYV from the exons ATGGGAAATTCTGCAGTTCAGATTGGATGTGTGTTCCTCGGAGTCCTTGGACTGATCGGTGTCATTGTGTGCTGCGCTGTTCCTCAATGGAAGGTGTCATCCTTCACAGGGTCCAACATTGTGACTGCACAG AGCAATCAAGAGGGCCTGTGGACGGAGTGCGTGGTGCAGAGCACCGGGCAGCAACAGTGCAAGAACTACGACTCCCTGCTGGTGTTGCCCGCTTACCTGCAGGCTTCCCGAGCATTGACCATCATCAGCTGCATGCTCAGCAGCCTCAGCCTCCTCATCCTGTTCTGCGGTGCCAACTTCACCAACTGTGTGGAGAATGAAGACGTCAAGCCCAAGATCTGCCTGGTGGCTGGGGTGGGCCTGTTACTGGCCGGCCTCCTGGCAATCATCCCTGTCAGCTGGACTGCACATAATGTTGTGAGCGATTTCAACAATCCCTTAATTGCTCCTTCCATGAGAAGGGAGCTGGGAGCATGCATCTATATAGGCTGGGCAGCCGGTGTTCTGATGCTTTTGGGTGGAGGTCTGCTCTGCTGCTTCAGCAGGCCTAAATCAGGCAGTTCAGGAGGAACCGCCAAGTATCACAGTAACAGCGCTTCGGCCCCAAGCAAAAATTATGTGTAG
- the ppp1caa gene encoding protein phosphatase 1, catalytic subunit, alpha isozyme a, with protein sequence MAEPDKLNIDSIIQRLLEVKGSRPGKNVQLTENEIRGLCLKSREIFLSQPILLELEAPLKICGDVHGQYYDLLRLFEYGGFPPESNYLFLGDYVDRGKQSLETICLLLAYKIKYPENFFLLRGNHECASINRIYGFYDECKRRYNIKLWKTFTDCFNCLPVAAIVDEKIFCCHGGLSPDLQSMEQIRRVMRPTDVPDQGLLCDLLWADPDKDVLGWGENDRGVSFTFGADVVAKFLHKHDMDLICRAHQVVEDGYEFFAKRQLVTLFSAPNYCGEFDNAGAMMSVDETLMCSFQILKPADKKLYPYGGGGGMGSGRPVTPPRNSAKAAKAKK encoded by the exons atggcGGAGCCGGACAAATTAAACATCGACTCTATAATTCAACGTCTCTTGGAAG tcaaGGGGTCTCGCCCAGGGAAGAATGTTCAACTAACTGAGAATGAGATCCGTGGCCTTTGCCTCAAGTCCCGTGAAATCTTCCTGAGCCAGCCAATCCTGCTTGAACTCGAGGCTCCTTTAAAAATCTGTG GTGATGTCCATGGTCAGTACTATGATCTTCTCCGACTCTTTGAATACGGAGGCTTCCCCCCAGAAAGCAACTACCTGTTCCTGGGTGACTATGTAGACAGAGGAAAGCAGTCACTGGAGACTATCTGCCTGCTTCTAGCCTACAAGATCAAATACCCAGAGAACTTTTTCCTGCTGCGTGGAAACCACGAGTGCGCCTCTATTAATCGAATCTACGGCTTTTACGATGAGT GTAAGCGACGGTATAACATTAAGCTGTGGAAAACCTTCACTGACTGCTTCAATTGTTTACCTGTGGCTGCCATTGTAGATGAGAAAATCTTCTGCTGTCATGGAG GCCTCTCACCAGATCTTCAGTCGATGGAGCAGATCCGCAGAGTAATGCGACCCACAGACGTGCCTGACCAGGGTTTGTTGTGTGACTTGCTGTGGGCTGATCCAGACAAAGACGTGCTGGGCTGGGGTGAAAATGACCGTGGTGTCTCCTTCACATTTGGGGCAGATGTGGTGGCCAAATTTTTGCACAAACATGACATGGACCTAATATGCAGGGCACATCAG GTGGTTGAAGATGGTTATGAGTTTTTCGCAAAGAGGCAACTCGTCACTCTGTTCTCAGCTCCCAACTACTGTGGAGAGTTTGACAATGCTGGTGCCATGATGAGTGTGGATGAGACACTCATGTGCTCCTTCCAG ATTCTTAAGCCAGCAGATAAGAAATTGTATCCTTATGGTGGAGGGGGAGGAATGGGATCAGGAAGACCGGTCACCCCTCCAAGAAATTCAGCCAAGGCTGCTAAGGCTAAGAAATAA